ctctgagcagggaaggcacaaagccttttccacgtgcctccctcacctggccgtggtctccctgttcatcagcactGGCGTCTTTGCCcacctgaagcccccctccatctcctccccatctctggacctggtggtgtcatttctgtactcggtggttccttcagcagtgaaccccctcatctacagcatgaggaaccaggagttCATGGGTTCTCTGAGGAAATGTTTAGGTTTTTTCAGTAGACATAGGCTTCCTCACGTCTCTTCAATTGACTCGCATCCTGTGAGATGCgtttcagaaaaatcttcaactgtgattttattttgttaaagtAATATTGTTATTCATCATTCCTCCTTTAATTTGTGACCAAAAAACCATGTTTAAATAGAGATCCTCCACtggatttaaggaaaaaaatctacttgCAATAATTATTGTCTGCTATCCCTTTTCATTGTTTCAGGAATGAATGGGAAGTGAAagcccctccctggctgcagcagccctgggaaggctgctctgtgcctggagcagtcagagctcttgaggagcacaagggccagggctgttgtgctgggctgggcagaggggatggccccgaggggctgcagagctctgcagatgtcctggagaggagagcaggggacacagggtgcctcctgctccttgtgccatgcatggtcacccatctggggctctgagctctctctgcccctcaggagctgctgtgcccttcagaggggctggggctgtggtgggactgcccagagcagcctgggctgggcactggtgtggggccagcagcaactgggctgtgctgggagagaggggaggggaggtgggagagcctgtagagctgttctgggctggaAAGTGAAAGCCTGGCAGAGACAGCAATGGGTGTGTAACTGGCCCTGCATGGCCATGGAGGGGGACACTGCCAACAGGGACTATGAtgcacagccagggctgctgaagagagcccagagatggaggtgcagggcagaggaggctgcTCTGTGCAATTGGTGGCACGGAGAGAGCAAGAAGGTGACCCAGGGCCTTGGTCACCCCACAGCCATTGTCCATCTCTCCCAACCCTGGCTGCTCCTTCCAGGTTTAAGGATGAGTCTTTCTGTACCCATCCCAGCAAAACCCAAGATTGTACCATGGGGATGTTTCCACAAAGGTGGTATGGGCAATCCTTTTGCAGTGCTCATGAGAAATACAAGTCTGGTCTCTCACATTCCTTCACACCCAAACCGTTCTATGACTTTATAACgaacttgagaccgtgccctcttgtcttgctgagagtttcctgagaaaagagacaaaacccCCCCTgtctacaacctcctttcagggagttgtaatgagtgatgaggtctcccctgagcctcctcttctccaggctgaacacccccagctccctcagcctctcctcataggatctgtgctcgagtcccttcaccagcccagttgcctcctttggacctgctccagcacctcaatctccttcctgaaccgaggggcccagaactggacacaggactcaagctgtggcctcaccagagctgagcacaggggcagaatcccttccctggacctgctggccacgctgttcctgagccagcccaggatgccattggccttcttggccacctgggcacactgctggctcatgttcagcttcctgtcaatccagactcccaggtccctctctgtctggctgctctccaaccactctgtgcccagcctggagctccccatggggttgttgtggccaaagtgcaggacccggcacttggaatgttgaacctcatcccgttgggatcagcccaactctccagtctgtccaggtccctctgcaccATGTTGATCCCATGTCAATCCCATGATGTGATTGGCCTTATCATCCATAGAAACCCCATGTAAATCACGTGTTAATTCCATGTTAATCACATGTTCACATGTAAGCCCCATGTTGACCCCGTGTCCATCCCATGTCAACAAAACCCCATGATTGGCCTTAACCCCCCTGTTAATCACGTGTTAATTACATATTAATCACTTGTAGATCCCATGTTGACCCCGTGTTGTTCCCATTTGGccctctgccctcccccagTGACGCTTGGGACCAAATCAGTCCCCCTCCTTTAATTCCCTAATTAaatcaagagaaataaaagggaaaattgattgaaaatattaaattaattaaatagaatcgtaaaataaaagaataaagaaaataatacataaaataattaaataaataataaataatgaaaaaatatataataaaaaatgaaaaataatacaaaatatataaaataaggaaaattaaataatattaaataataataaaattatttcacattaatagaactaataaataaaataataaacaaataaatgataatatttaattaaaaataaattataaaataagaactatgtaaataatattaacagatataaaaaatataggaataaataataataagtaattcaaataacaataaatatcAATATGGAATAATAcatgtaatatataataaaaatataatgaatagataaataataataaattaataattataaataataatacaaaagaaatACTAACATAtgataaatataataaataaaaataagttaaaaagtacttaaaattcaatactaataaaataataattactattatataataataaacacctattatataatatatattaatattatggaatatattatattatatatattgtatGTGATATTATACATAATATTacataatttatatataataatatatattaataattaatataaatataagtaataataggtattaaaaaatctgaaataaataatggTATAcagtatataataaataatgaacagattaataatataataaatataatactacataataaatataataaattaaataataatgaataataatacataataatgtataagaataaatattatgtaataataagtaatattaaaatatagtaataatgatttttattatttatattattatttataatattattgTTTTATATAGTGTATaatgtattaatatatataattataaattctAATATATTATggattatattatatatttatattattatacattatatattaaatatttactatatataacatgttattattattattaatattattattattaagaggaatattattttattaataattattattaaatatatgtCATATTGTAATATACAGTATATAatcagaaatatattaaatacagtatagaccagtatgGACCAGTGTGGATAACCATAAACCAATATAACCAGTATATACCAGTATAAAGTAATATTaaccagtacaaaccagtatagacAATTACAGACCAGTAGAAACCAGTATAAATCCGTATAACCAGTAAAGACctgtatagaccagtataaaaCAGTattaccagtataaaccagtacagaccTTTATAGaacagtataaaccagtatataccagtatagaccagtataaccagtattgaccagtataaaccagtataaccactAAAGACCAGTATTACCAGTATAACCAAGATAAACCAGTATTGACCAGTATAAACAAGTATAagcagtataaaccagtataaccagtatagaccagtatcGACCAATATAACTAGTACAGACCAGGATAGATGAGTATAAAGCAgtaaaaccagtatagaccagtacaaACCAGAATAGAGCATTACAGACcaatataaaccagtataaaccgGCATAACCAGGATAGcccagtataaaccagtataaaccagtataagcCAGTATGGACCAGTATAAGCCAGTATAGACCaatatagaccagtatagaccagtttaaaccagtataaacccGTTCAACCAGTATAAACCAATACAGACCTTTATAGACTAGAATAAACCAGTATATACCAGTATAAAGCAGTATAACCAGTATCGACCAGTATAAACCTGTATAAACCAGaatagaccagtataaccagtataaaccagtacagaccagtataaaccagtataggccagtataaccagtatagaccagtataaagtggtataaaccagtatagaccagtaaaACCAGTATAATCctgtatagaccagtataaaccagtttCACCGGTATTAACCAGTATAACCCAGTATAGACCTTTATAGAGAagtataaaccagtacagaccTTTTTAGACCAGCATAAACTAGTATAACCAGTAGAGAGaagtacagaccagtataaaccagtataaatcAGTTtcaccagtataaaccagtataaacagTAGAAACCAGTATAGACCTTTACAGACTAATATAAACCAGTATTACCAGTATAAACCTGTACAGACCTTTTTAGATTACTATAAACCGGTATAACCAGCATAAACTAGTATAACCAGTAGAGACCAGTACAGACTagtataaaccagtacagatcagtataaccagtatagcccagtataaccagtataaccaatatagaccagtacagaccagtatagaccagtaaaACCAGTATAAACGAATATAAGCTgtacaaaccagtatagaccagtataggccagtatagaccagtataaccagtgTAGACCTGTATTGACCACTATAACCAGTaaaaaccagtatagaccagtaaaAAACAGTATAGACCACTGTAAACCAgaaaaccagtatagaccagtataaaccagtataggccagtataaaccagtatagaccagcATAGACTAGTATAGACCAGTTTAATGAGTATAGAGCAGCACAGACTGGTgtagaccagtataaaccagtatagaccagtataaccagtataactGGTATAACCAATAaagaccagtacagaccagtatagaccagtataaaccagtataaacgaATATAAGAAGTACAAACCAGTAGAGACCAGTATAggccagtataaaccagtataaccatTATTACCAGTATAAGCCAGTATAGACCTCTATAGACCACTATAACTAGGATAGATCAGTATAGGccagtacaaaccagtatagaccactataaaccagtaaaccagtatagaccactATAAAGCAGTATAtgccagtataaccagtataaaccagtatagaccagtatagaccaatACAGTCctgtatagaccagtatagaccagtacagaccaCTATAGCCACTACAGACCAGTgtaaaccagtacagaccagtataggCCACTATAggccagtataaaccagtataagtACTATACACCACTATAGGCCAGTTAAACCAGTACACGCCAGTATacaccagtataaaccagtccctcccagtccatcccagtTGCTCCCAGTTGAATTCCAATGGGTCCCAGTCCCTCCAAATTGAcaccaatcccctcccagttgCTCCCAATagctcccagtccctcccagttgactccaaatccctcccagttgCTCCCAGTTGGCTCCAAATCACTCCCAtttcctcccagttccctcccagtcccatcccaatccttcccagttccctcccaatcccctgccaatcccctccctggccctccCAtacccctcccagtccctcccagttcccccatTTCCCCCTAATCCctccagtcccctcccagtttcctcccaatccctcccagtccctcccagttcccgcccagttccctcccagtccctcccatttcctcccaTTTCCCCATAATCCCCTCCcaattcctcccagtccctcccaatccctcaCAGTTCCTTCCCAGTCCCTCTCAGTTCCACCCAATCCCTgcccaatccctcccagttccctcccatttcctccatatcccctcccaatcccctcccagttccctctgAGCCCCTCCCAGATCCCTCCCAATGCCCTCCcaattcctcccagtccctcccagttccctcccagttccctcccagtccctcccagtcccttccagtcccccccaatcccctcccagtccttcccagttccctcccaaaCCCTCCCGGTTCCCTCCCAGTtctctcccagttccctcccagtccctcccagtccctgggaGGTTACAAGTTCTGTAtctttgttgttcctttttctttctacctgaGGACATTCTGtccgtgctgggtgatgccaagaacgaccattccctttcttagggggaaatgcaaagtgcagcctgcagggcgttcttgatggcagtgcagaaagcagctgccgtaggaaagagaggctgctgcgggcttttggaaagggacacttgtcatgcattgctcctcctgcccctaagggaaggtgtcctgcaggcagggcaggaacgggctcgctgccgctgcccccatcccctcagtgtgggacaggacaatcgctgccagcgctcggggctccccgcagagaccccgatgatgctggtgccatgcggggtgggtgggtgggtggggatgaagtggcagcgtggggacaggagtgagctgaacgAGCAGCACCTGCTGCATGGAGGGTACATGTGGTGCCATTAACACATAGGGGGATGAAAAAGTTATGGTAACAAGGTGGTGGAGGCAAATTCTCCCCgacccttcccagggagccaatgagAGCAATGTTGTGTTTTGGGGAGGTGAGAAGCAATGTTCTAAATGAAGTGCTGGACCTCAAaggtttttcttcactttccagGCCTTTGAAGTGTCACTCTGCACCAATAGTAGTAgaatttaaatttctaaattgaaaaccagtaaaacagaacttttcaataatttttaatagatgctctttttatctttcttcctcactgaacctctccaattagctgtgcAACTCTTGAGcactaaaaacaccacagggtgaCTCATGGCTGCTCAGTACTGTCATGGGCCCCCTAGTGCCAGAGggactgagtccatgatcctcaggtactgacaggagactgaaaaaaaaacatgtttagaagttcaagccaaaacaaaaatacaaattctcTTGAAGTATTGATTGGTCTCACTGCATCCTATTATTGACAAAGCTTTCAAAGAACTTattagagaaggtcactggaggacATGATTGGAGGAAGGCAAagattctgtaaaggtggctccGAAGtaacagatatttatttatttgtttgcttgtttatgtatttatttattttatctatcAGTCAGGACACACTGtgaaccccaggcaatgggaaatcagagcccatccctcacttgtgggtcaggactCTTCCTGGGGGCCGTGGGGCACGATGATGAGCAATAGAAACTATGAGAAAAATGCACAACACCTCCCAAGTACCCCAAGAAGGGGCAAGGAGCAAACCAAGTGCAGAGCCTCAACATcaacttctgcctggtggtggtgatccagtgaccatttctaaagtcacctttccagacacagactgtccagacaaaggccattcccattcctctccaattgtccccttctcctactcttggttcattcagatgcctctcccctgggtgctgctttgagcagcaggttgttcaaagctcgcctgtctttcagcagcctgattgtctctttagccacctctgtcatgatgatcacatctctcttttcccatctgtctctctaaaccatttctcctcagattcttcttcactttctctgttggacttttcttggctggcacaaaggaaaactcctgctgtgcccgtgtgcagtcagttctctaaggagagcaggtgggaggtggtgcagtggagctgtaacctccagctgcagagaggagaggagaagtctgatgcaaagagcagggatggaagtcccaggtgggacatgaaaggaatggtggggctggggaggtgagaagtaaagttgtccacacagtgtcagacctcagggaacttctatcacctcttctccaaaatgaaaatcatgagatcatctcttaaaatattaaaggagaacaaaacaagaaacaaaaaaacttcagagTCAGTTTTCATTAGGCACAGCATGAATTTTTCCTCCTTAACTACAAtgggaaaacctctccaattagctgtacaagtcTTGAAGttgtgaagaatatcccatggagagccatggccctttagtgctctctgtattccaatgagccccagggtgtgtttggtgctgagcccatgatcctcaggtgctgagagatgaatgaacaaactgctccagaagtcagaatggaacctgaaagtaccttgaagcagtgattggccccactgagggcCATTGCTGCCAGAGCttccccatggccttgttagagcagaGCCAAAcattctgtaaaggtggctctgaagccacgagttttattttttattatttttatgaagcagTGAGGCCACtctctgaaccccaggcaatgagaaggcagagcccatccctcacttgtgggtTAAGATTCTTCCTGGGCACAGTGGGGTGTGAAGACCAAGACTGTCAGAAAACGTACACCACCTCCTGGCTACCCaaggatgggatgaggagcaaaccaagttcaaagcctcaagaaagagtttttcctgctggtggtggtggtggtgatacagtgaccatttctaaagtcacctttccagacagagactgtccagacaaagggataggctggagagttgggcccATGCAAgcttcatgaggttcaacaaggacAAACACCTGGGTTGGGCAATCCCCAGCACAAACACAGTTTGGGCAGagcatggattgagagcagccctgaggaggaggaggacttgggggtgttggttgttgagaagctcagcaccagctggcaaggtgtgctggcagcccaggaagccaagcaTGTCCTGAGCTACACAAAAAgtagcgtggccagcaggtcaggggaggagattctgctcctctgctccactctggtgagaccccactgcagtgctgggtccagttctggaggccCAAGCACAAAAAGGACCTGGAACTgttagaacaagtccagaggaggccacaaagatgatcagagggctaaTCATCAGGAGGTCTCTAAGCCAACCTCCTGCTCTCATTGAGGTTGGTTTGGGGTAAGGGAAGGTTGCTCAGGATTTGGTCTTGAAAAGCTGCAAGgatggagatgaaaaaaaagctctgtggGAGACGTCCTTGAGTGTCTTGATGAGGAGCAAGGTTTTgagtttttcctcccttttttcagATGATGCTTCTTGGTTCTCATCCTCCCATCATGCATATCCCATATGCTTACCATATGagttatcacagaatcacagactattcagagctggaagggacccatcaggatgatcaagtccaactcctgtcctgTGTAGGATACCCCAGGGATCACACCATGAGAATGAGTGCATCattcaaacacttcttgaactcaggcaggcttaGAGCTATGACCACTTCTCTGGGGGAGTGGTCATTGCTTGGGAGGAATGAAGTTGTTTTATTGCtcaactgccctctgggtgaaaagcCTTtccctgatatctaacctaaacctcccatAATTCAGCTTCCTATCTTTTCCCAAAGTcattggtcacaggagtgaagaaatcagacccttcaccatccttgttgctctcctttggacactctccatcACCTTGATGCCTTTGCTATACTGGGGtgcccaaactgcacacagtactcacaGTGAGGCcgtaccagtgcagagcagagcaggacagtcacctccctgggctggctggtgacactgtgcttgatgcactCCAGGAcactcctggctgccaggatacactgctggcacatctccagtttgccatcaaccaggacccccaggtccctctctgctctccagccactcattccccagtctgtacttgcccccagggttgccccatcccaggtgcagaattcagcacttgcccTTGTGGTTGGTGATTCAGCACTTGCTGAACTTGTGGTTCAGcacttgtccttcctgtgcctgctgatTGCCCAGCTCTCTAACCTGCTGAGTTCTctcatccacaaacttgcttcagattccttccagtcctgcacCCACATCACTgctgaagatgttgaagaggactgggccaaggatggagccctgcaggaccccactAGTGAACAGTCACCAGTCTGATGTGACCCCATTCACTGGCACTCTTTGTGCTccacctgtgagccagttgctcacccatCACATAGCAGGGTTGTCCAGCTGTAtgatggacattttatccaggaAGATGCTATGAGAGACAGTACCAAAAGCTTTTatgaagtccagaaatattacaccctctgccttcccttgaTCAGGTAGGTGGGTTTCCCTGTCATAAAAGATTTGACCCACTGGGATCCCCAAGTcgttctctgcagggctgctctcaatcattCATCTCCTAGTCTTTACTGACAGTGGGGATTTCCTCCTCTCAGGTACAGGACCTTTCATGTGGCCTTGATGAAGAACATGAGGATTGCACAGACCTACTACTGaaatctgtccaggtccctctggttGTCATCTGTACCCTCAAGTGAATCACCTGTGCCActgagcttggtgtcatctccTAACTTTCTGAGGAATCACTTGATCCCACAGTccctgtcactgatgaagacATCAATTAGTACTGGAGACATCCACTACTATTTAGAAGGTACCTTTAAGTCCAGAAGGGACATCATTATTGGTTTCCCTTGGACATCGAGCCATTGACCATAACTGTCTGCATGAAGTCATCCAGTCATTTTCTTGTCCATCCAACTGGCCATCCATCAAACATATCTACATCTAATTCAGCAATGAGAATTGTTTAGAGGATCATATCAAGTCTTGGTAGATGATGTCTGcacctctttccttttccactgcCGCAATTAGCAGAAGGCCAGGAGGTTGGTGAGGCCTATTTGGCCCTTTGTGAAGCTGTATTCCTTTCCTTAGATCACCACTCTCTTTCCTAAATTACCataaaggtgattttaataTGGAAGGTGTGACTTAATAGGATCTAATGTAAAGGATTTGTCTGCTAATATGTGAAAGGGACATGTAGGGGTTAAAACTGGAGTAGCTGAGTTGGAGACCTAAGGCGATGATTTATAGAGGACAGTGGAAATGGAGCCAGGATCAGGTTTTTCAGGAATCAGGGAACACAATGAGGAGGCCACTCCTATTGAATCACAAGGACCAGTGTGCACCCCCTTCCTTTCTGAACTCCTCAGAGTGTGAGTGGACCCAATCATAACACCAGAGGAAGTCTAAGAAAGAGAACATCAGGTAAAGAAATCACTTCTGagtcctttattatttttaagaaaagaacacATATTATTTCAAAAATCTTTCAAGACAGTCCTGGTTAACAGTGGAAATGAAGGTGCAAGAACTGGAAATTTAACAATGGGATTCCTTGTGCACAAAAAAGTATAAAGAGAACAGAATTACTAATCACCATCAAAAGCTTCCAGAACACTGGCTGGGACTGTAATGagacatattaaaaattatgcattatatattataagtaatataaataagaaataggGAATTTTATTACTTATGAATCAATCCTGTCATCAGTTTACACAAAgcacccttgagctcctggttcctcatgctgtagataagggggttcactgctggaggaaccaccgagtacagaaatgacaacACCAGGTCCAGAGATGGGGAGGAtatggaggggggcttcaggtaggcaaagatggcagtgctgatgaacagggagaccacagccaggtgagggaggcacgtggaaaaggctttgtgccttccctgctcagaggggatcctcaacacagccctgaagatctccacataggacaccactATAAAGGCAAAACACCCAAATGATAAAGAGGCACTGACCACGATAGGGCCaatttccctgaggtaggagtgtgagcaggagagcttgaggatctgggggatttcacagaagaactggtccagggcattgccctggcagaggggcagggaaaatgtattggctgtgtgcagcagagcagtgagaaacccagtgcc
The window above is part of the Calypte anna isolate BGI_N300 unplaced genomic scaffold, bCalAnn1_v1.p scaffold_183_arrow_ctg1, whole genome shotgun sequence genome. Proteins encoded here:
- the LOC115600272 gene encoding olfactory receptor 14J1-like encodes the protein MSNSSSIRQFLLLAFADRRELQLLHFWLFLGIYLAALLGNGLIITTIACDHHLHTPMYFFLLNLSLLDLGSISTTLPKAMANSLWDNTDISYKACALQTFFFLFFTAGEFYLLTIMSYDRYVAICKPLHYGTLLGSRACVHMAAAAWGTGFLTALLHTANTFSLPLCQGNALDQFFCEIPQILKLSCSHSYLREIGPIVVSASLSFGCFAFIVVSYVEIFRAVLRIPSEQGRHKAFSTCLPHLAVVSLFISTAIFAYLKPPSISSPSLDLVLSFLYSVVPPAVNPLIYSMRNQELKGALCKLMTGLIHK